CTCTTAAACGAAGGTATTCGTGCTTGGATGGCGGCTCAAGATCAGCCTCATGAAAACCTTATATTCCCTGAGGAGGTTCTACCCCGTGGAAACGCTCTTTAATGGAACTTTAGCTTTAGCTGGTCGTGACCAAGAAACCACCGGTTTCGCTTGGTGGGCCGGGAATGCCCGACTTATCAATTTATCCGGTAAACTACTGGGGGCTCATGTAGCCCATGCCGGATTAATCGTATTCTGGGCCGGAGCAATGAACCTATTCGAAGTGGCTCATTTCGTACCGGAGAAGCACATGTACGAACAAGGATTAATTTTACTTCCCCACCTAGCTACTTTAGGTTGGGGGGTAGGTCCTGGTGGGGAAGTTATAGACACCTTTCCTTACTTTGTGTCTGGAGTACTTCACTTAATTTCCTCCGCAGTATTGGGTTTTGGCGGTATTTATCATGCACTTCTGGGACCCGAGACCCTTGAAGAATCTTTTCCATTCTTCGGTTATGTGTGGAAAGATAGAAATAAAATGACTACCATTTTGGGTATTCACTTAATTTTGTTAGGTATAGGTGCTTTTCTTCTAGTATTCAAAGCTCTTTATTTTGGGGGCGTATATGATACCTGGGCTCCCGGGGGGGGAGATGTAAGAAAAATTACCAACTTGACCCTTAGCCCAAGTGTTATATTTGGTTATTTACTAAAATCTCCTTTTGGCGGAGAAGGATGGATTGTTAGTGTGGACGATTTGGAAGATATAGTTGGGGGACATGTATGGTTAGGTTCCATTTGTATACTTGGTGGAATTTGGCATATCTTAACTAAACCCTTTGCATGGGCTCGCCGCGCACTTGTATGGTCTGGAGAAGCTTACTTGTCTTATAGTTTAGGTGCTTTATCTGTTTTTGGTTTTATTGCTTGTTGTTTTGTCTGGTTCAATAATACTGCTTATCCGAGTGAGTTTTACGGGCCGACTGGACCAGAAGCTTCTCAAGCTCAAGCATTTACTTTTCTAGTTAGAGACCAACGTCTTGGAGCTAACATTGGATCCGCTCAAGGACCTACTGGTTTAGGTAAATATCTAATGCGTTCTCCGACCGGAGAAGTCATTTTTGGGGGAGAGACTATGCGTTTTTGGGATCTGCGTGCTCCGTGGTTAGAACCACTAAGGGGTCCTAATGGTTTGGACTTGAGTAGACTGAAAAAAGACATCCAAACCTTGGCAAGAACGACGTTCCGCGGAATATATGACCCTGCTCCTTTAGGTTCTTTAAATTCCGTGGGGGGCGTAGCTACCGAAATTAATGCAGTCAATTATGTCTCTCCTAGAAGTTGGTTAGCTACCTCTCATTTTGTTCTAGGATTCTTCTTATTCGTAGGTCATTTATGGCATGCAGGAAGGGCTCGTGCAGCTGCCGCAGGATTTGAAAAAGGAATTGATCGTGATTTTGAACCTGTTCTGTTCATGACTCCTCTTAACTGAGACAGGCGATCTAATGCTTGAAGTAAAAATCAATTGGATTCCACCATACATATCAGGTTGGACAGATTGGGTTATATTTTAAAAGTCTTCCTTTTTCCTTTCTTCATTTCTATCTAATCTTTTTTTCTGGTTTGGCTCGGCTATCACACCTAGCCGAGCCATTCCCTTTTATGATACTGAGCCGGGCAAACCCAATAAAATAAAGAAACAAATTGATTCGCCGAACAAAAGGAGAGAGAGGGATTCGAACCCTCGATAGTTCTTTGTTTCGAACTATACCGGTTTTCAAGACCGGAGCTATCAACCACTCGGCCATCTCTCCGAAAGATAATTTCTATTTTATTTATATTCCATCCCATCGAATAGAACATTGACATATAAGTTGCTACCATTACTGTCTATATTATAGACAAATATAAGGCGTGAATCTAGAAGTCTATCTTATATACATATAGATATATATGATCCAGTATACCCCTTTTTGTGAAGTAAAAAAAGCTACCCTCAATCCCATGCATGCTAAAGTATTAAAAAAGTAAGAAGTAATATAGAATCAATGGATTTATGGTAAAATCCCTCCCTGATACATTTTATCAAAATTTTGGCTGGCTGGTAAAGGGATCAAATGGTATATTTTGTTGGTAGATTGGAGGATTAGAAACATGACTATTGCTTTCCAATTGGCTGTTTTTGCATTAATTGTTACTTCATCAATCTTACTGATTAGTGTGCCCGTTGTATTTGCTTCTCCTGATGGTTGGTCGGGTAACAAAAATGTTGTATTTTCCGGTACATCGTTATGGATTGGATTAGTCTTTCTGGTGGGTATCCTTAATTCTCTTATCTCTTGAACCTCTTCGTTCTTGATACAAAAATGAAACAACCCTCCCCTAATTCTTTCGAATTGTGAGACACATTAAAATACAATATAAGTCCTAAAAATGCAAATAAAGAAAAAAATTTAGAGGGAGGGGTCTCTTCCTTGTATTGTCAAAATTGAATATATCTCACATAATTCATATAAATATATAAATATAATATATATTAAAGTATATAATAATACTTAGATATTGATAATAGAGAAACTATATATTATATATAATTATATAGACAAAAATATATAATTATCTTTATTTAGTTATAAAGATTAATTCCAAATATTAGAAAAAGAAATAGTATACTATAAAATATATTATATAATAAATATATAATTGGTTAAATTTATATATAAATATATATAAAAATAGCCTAGTATACTCTAACCTAGTATTAATAGCCTAGTATAATAGGCTAGCTCTGCACTGATCTATACTATAGATTGCAGATAAAAAAATGCGGATATAGTTGAATGGTAAAATTTCTCCTTGCCAAGGAGAAGATGCGGGTTCGATTCCCGCTATCCGCCCAGGATGAGGATAATGGGTTAATGTTTTTCATTTAATAGGATAAATTTTTAAGTATAGTCGACCGTGATAGTCTAGTGGTTCTATCCTCCCCCCTTCCTCCCATCTGGAAAGAAAAAAGCGAATATTATATAGTAATTAATTAATATAGTAATTAATTAATAGTTACCAAGATCAAACCTCAATTTTTTAGAAAAAAAATTTTGCGGAGACAGGATTTGAACCCGTGACTTCAAGGTTATGAGCCTTGCGAGCTACCAAGCTGCTCTACCCCGCGATAAAGAGAAGAACTGTGAATTAATAGACAAACAAAGATTGAATGCACCCCTATACCATATCTGTACAAATAGAATAGTCCATTTATACAGAACTCGTAAAGGCGGTCCCTCTATGATCATAGCAATTAATAGAAAGGGATATTTGAATCCTTACCAACTTGATCTTGTTGCCCCAGGCAACAAGCATGCATGAACCATTTCACGAAGTATGTGTCCAGAGAGCCCAAAGTCTCGATAGTTAGCTCTCGGTCTTCCGGTTAAAAAACAACGTCGATGAAGACGTGTGGGTGCACTATTACGCGGTGGGGATTGTAACTTTCCATGAATTTCCCATTTCTCACTCAACGATGGAACTTTGCTTATTTCGTTTTTTAAGGATTGACGAATCAAATGATATTTTTGTTCCAATTTTTGCCTCTTCTTCTCCCTCTGAATTAAACTTTTCCTTGCCATAATGAATCAATTCCTAGTAGTATCAATGATACAAGTCGGATCCTAGATGTAGAAATATAAGAAGGAAGATCCCCTTCTCCATCGAAAGAAATGATATTTTTGCGGATACAACACATACAAAATTAACCAAATTTACCTGATGTAGAGGCAATCAAGAAAGCCGCATAAGTAAATATATAACCTACAGAAAAGTGGGCTAATCCAACTAATCTTGCTTGCACAATGGAAAGAGCCACTGGTTTATCTCTCCATCGAATCAAATTAGCCAAAGGTGTACGTTCGTGAGCCCATGCTAAAGTTTCAATCAATTCTTGCCAATATCCGCGCCAGGAAATTAAGAACATAAAGCCAGTAGCCCAAACAAGATGTCCAAATAAGAACATCCACGCCCAGACTGATAAACTATTCATACCAAAAGGATTATATCCATTGATAAGTTGTGAAGAGTTTAACCATAGATAATCTCTTAACCATCCCATCAAATAAGTGGAAGATTCATTAAACTGTGAAACGTTACCCTGCCATAATGTGATGTGCTTCCAGTGCCAATAAAAAGTAACCCATCCAATGGTATTTAACATCCAGAAAACTGCCAAATAAAAGGCGTCCCAAGCCGAAATATCACAAGTACCACCTCGTCCCGGACCGTCGCAAGGAAAACTATAACCAAAATCCTTTTTATCCGGCATTAATTTGGAACCACGTGCATCTAAAGCACCTTTTACTAAGATCAATGTAGTTGTATGTAAACCTAAAGCAATAGCATGATGAACCAAGAAGTCTCCGGGCCCTATTGTTAAGAATAGTGAATTACTATTCTCATTAACAGCATTTAACCAACCTGGCAACCATATGCTTCGACCCGCATTGAACGCCGGGCCGCTTGTTGAAGATAAAAGTACATCGAAGCCATATGAAGTTTTACCATGAGCGGATTGAATCCATTGGGCAAATATGGGTTCGATTAAGATTTGTTTTTCCGGAGTACCAAAAGCAAGCATGACATCATTATGAACATAAAGCCCCAAAGTATGGAACCCCAGAAAAAGGCTGGCCCAACTTAAATGGGATATGATAGCTTCTTTATGGTCTAACATTCTTGCCAATACATTATCCTCATTCTGTTCTGGATTGTAATCTCTAATAAAAAATATAGCTCCATGAGCAAAAGCTCCTGTCATAATGAATCCTGCTATGTATTGGTGATGGGTATATAACGCAGCTTGAGTAGTAAAGTCTTGTGCTATGAACGCATAAGCAGGTAAAGCGTACATGTGTTGAGCTACCAAGGAAGTAATAACCCCTAAAGAGGCTAAAGCAAGACCTAATTGAAAATGAAGCGAATTATTAATTGTGTCATAAAGACCTTTATGTCCACGCCCCAATCGTCCCCCCGGTGGAATATGTGCTTCTAAAAGATCTTTTATACTGTGTCCAATCCCGAAGTTAGTTCTATACATATGACCAGCAACAAGAAAAATAAATGCAATAGCTAAATGATGATGAGCCATATCAGTCAGCCATAAACTTTGGGTTTGCGGATGGAATCCCCCGAGAAGGGTTAGAATGGCAGTTCCTGCTCCTTCGGAAGTACCAAATAAATGATTATTTGAATCGGGGTTTTGAGCATAAAGATTCCACTGACCTGTAAAAAGTGGTCCTAATCCTTGGGGATGTGGCAATACATCTAAGAAATTATTCCATCGAACAGATTCTCCCCTGGATGCAGGAATAGCGACATGGACTAAATGTCCTGTCCAAGCCAAGGAACTTACTCCGAATAGTCCTGACAAATGATGATTCAGACGAGATTCGGCATTTTTAAACCAGGAAACGCTCGGTTTCCATTTCGGTTGTAGATGTAACCAACCCGCTATTAAAGATATCGCAGAAAGAAATAATAGAAAAAGAGCTCCAGTATAAAGATCCCCATTAGTGCGTAAACCGATTGTATACCACCACTGATAAACACCAGAATAAGCGATATTCACTGGGCCAAGAGCACCACCTCGAGTAAAAGCTTCGACGGCCGGTTGACCAAAATGAGGATCCCAAATTGCATGAGCAATAGGTCTTACATGTAAAGGGTCCTGTACCCATGCTTCAAAATTTCCTTGCCAAGCTACATGAAACAGATTTCCGGAAGTCCACAGAAAAATTATTGCTAATTGCCCGAAATGAGAAGCAAAAATATTCTGATAAAGACGTTCTTCAGTAATATCATCATGACTTTCGAAGTCATGCGCGGTAGCAATACCAAACCAAATACGACGAGTAGTGGGGTCCTGAGCTAAGCCTTGGCTAAACCTTGGAAATCTTAGTGCCATAATGCCTTTCAAATCCTCCTAGCCATTATCCGACTGCAATAATTCTTGCTAAGAAGAACGCCCATGTTGTGGCAATTCCACCCAGAAGGTAATGGGTTACTCCTACAGCACGTCCTTGGACAATGCTCAAGGCTCTAGGCTGAGTAGCAGGAGCAACTTTTAATTTATTATGAGCCCAAACGATGGATTCAATAAGTTCTTGCCAATAACCACGCCCGCTGAATAGAAACATTAAACTAAAAGCCCATACAAAATGAGCACCTAGGAAAAACAGGCCATATGCAGATAATGAAGAACCATAAGACTGAATTACCTGGGATGCCTGTGCCCATAAGAAATCGCGAAGCCACCCATTAATAGTAATAGAACTCTGCGCAAAGTTTCCTCCCGTAATATGAGTTAGTACCCCTTGATCACTTACACTACCCCAGACATCTGACTGCATTTTCCGACTGAAATGGAATATTACTACAGAAATGGAATTGTACATCCAAAATAGCCCTAAGAAGACATGATCCCAAGCGGATACTTGACATGTACCCCCTCTTCCCGGTCCATCACAAGGGAAACGAAAACCAAGATTTGCTTTATCCGGTATCAAACGCGAGCTACGAGAAAATAGAACACCTTTCAGGAGTATCAATACCGTTACATGAATCGTAAATGCATGAATATGGTGTACCAAAAAATCTGCGGTTCCTAACGGAATAGGTAACAAAGCAACTTTGCCGCCCACTGCCACTAAATCACCACCCCCCCAAGTCAAACTGGTGCCTGTTGTTGCACCGGGGGCCGTTATCCTAGGTGCTAAAGCATGGGTGTTTGTATCCATTGAGCAAAGACGGGGTTGTAATTGTATAGCGGTATCTGAAAACATATCTTGTGGACGCCCTAAAGCACTCATGGTATCGTTATGAATATACAAACCAAAACTGTGAAAGCCTAAAAATATACACACCCAGTTCAGATGTGATATGATTGCATCACGATGCCTAAGTACACGATCTAATAGATCGTTGTAGCGAGTAGTTGGATCATAGTCTCTTACCATAAAAATGGCTGCATGCGCAGCAGCACCAACTATGAGAAATCCACCAATCCACATGTGATGTGTGAACAATGAAAGTTGTGTACCATAGTCAGTAGCTAGATATGGATACGGGGGCATTGCATACATATGGTGAGCTACAATAATGGTTAAAGAGCCTAACATAGCTAGGTTAATAGATAATTGAGCATGCCATGACGTTGTTAGGATCTCATATAGTCCTTTATGGCCCTGGCCTGTAAATGGACCTTTATGAGCCTCTAAAATATCTTTTATACCATGACCAATGCCCCAGTTGGTCCTATACATGTGACCCGCTATCAGGAAAAGAATTGCAATAGCTAAATGATGGTGTGCAATATCGGTTAACCATAGACCCCCGGTTACTGGATCTAACCCTCCGCGAAAAGTAAGAAATTCCGCATATTTTGACCAATTCAAAGTGAAAAATGGGGTTGCTCCCTCAGCAAAACTAGGATAAAGTTGCGCCAAAAGATCCCGATTCAAGATAAATTCATGAGGAAGTGGAATCTCTTTAGGATCTACTCCAGCATTTAGAAATTGGTTAATCGGTAAAGATACGTGGACTTGATGTCCCGCCCAAGAAAGAGACCCAAGTCCTAGCAGACCCGCTAAATGGTGATTCAACATGGATTCTACATCTTGGAACCAAGCCAATTTTGGAGCAGCCTTGTGATAATGAAACCAACCAGCAAAAAGCATTAAGGCTGCAAAGACTAATGCACCAATTGCGGTACAATAGAGTTGTAATTCATTAGTTATTCCAGATGCTCGCCACATCTGAAAAAACCCAGATGTTATTTGTATTCCTCGAAAACCCCCGCCTACATCACCATTCAATATTTCTTGGCCCACTATTGGCCAAACCACCTGGGCACTAGGGCCAATGTGAGTAGGATCACCTAGCCATGCTTCATAATTGGAAAAACGAGCACCGTGGAAATACATCCCACTCAGCCAAAGAAAGATGATGGAGAGTTGGCCGAAATGGGCACTAAAGACTTTTCGAGAGATCTCCTCCAAATCACTAGTATGGCTATCGAAATCGTGAGCATCAGCATGAAGGTTCCAGATCCAAGTGGTAGTATCAGGACCCTTAGCTATTGTTCTCGAGAAATGACCCGGTCTGGCCCAGTCCTCGAAAGAAGTTTTTATGGGATCCCTATCTACCAAAATTTTGACTTCTGGTTCCGGCGAACGAATAATCATTGAGTCCTCCTCTTTCCGGACAACACATACAAAGAGACCCGCCAATAGTTAAGTAATTAGTGAACCTATGAGAGATTTTTCTACTTAGTTTCTTTCTCTGCTATCTCCCATCTATTTTATTTTTTTTTTATTTAGTTATTCACTAGAGCAATTATGATCTAGAAGTTGATCCGGGGCAAGTGTTCGGATCTATTATGACATAGCCATGAGGCGCTCAACGGACCTTTTGAATCTTATAAAACCTTTTTCCGGGTTTTGAATTGACACAAATTCAATTTTTTTGTAGAACCTAATGTATTCACATATCTCGATTAGAAGTTCCTAAATGGAACTACTTTATGTCTTACATAGAACATCTTTTTTTATATAAAATACATTCTCTAATTCTAATGCATCTCTGTATCGTTTACCCCTACAAAATACCAAAAAAAATTGAACGATCTTAGATTAGAAGGGATATAATGAAATTCCTTGATTGGTTCTTCACTGATAAATTATCCCTTTTATTTGATTTGACTGATGCGGACAACAAACAATTATAACAAATATCAAAATATCCAAATTTCTAACTAATACTAGCTAAATATAATAGCTATATATTTATACAAAATATAAAAAATTCATTCATATTTGAAAATATTTATCAAAAGAAAAGTTTAATAATAGCATAGCAGTTAATAATTAAAATAAAGAAAAAAAAAAAATAGAGTTTTCTTATTTGAAACGCCTTGTGATCTTCAACCAATTTTGGGCTTCAATATAATTACCGGGAGTAAGCGCTATAGCTTGTTTCCAATACTCAGCGGCTTGATTGAACCAAGCCTCCGCAATTTCAGAATCTCCCTGTCGAATGGCCTGTTCTCCCCGGTCGGAATAGGCAGGTAAATTCCTTCCCTTAGAACCGTACTTGAGAGTTTCCTACCTCATACGGCTCAACAGTCAATTCTTTTGCTGTCCCATATTTTAAAAAATTTACCATATCTAATCTAATTGAATGAAATTTTTCATAGATCTAGGCCATTTTTTTTTTCTCGAGTTAAGCAAAAGAGGTTAATTATATAAGTTTCAAACTTCAATTTTGCTGAATAATTAAATAAGTTTTATCTTTTCTCCCACCTTCAGAAAAATAAAGCATAGGCATTCCACCCACTATCGTTACAATTTTCTGAAAGATAACTGTCTCGGTTTCATCTAGAAATTTATATAGAATCCTTGAAAAAGACTTTCCTTCATAAGAAAGAAAAGACTTACTGTCTTTGGGATCTGATGCTACACCGCTGCTCAATATTGTAGGGGATCCACCCTATTACATAAGTGGATTCCTTCATTTTGATCTTATATCATGATATAAGTAAGCAGTTTTTATTGTATCGGCCAAAAACCTGACTAATTGATCTTTACGGTGCTTCTTCTATCAATTAGATCCTTTATCCATAGAATAAAGTATCTAGGCATACCTATTTCTTCATATTTCTATTTCTATGAAGTTTCTTTCTTTGCTACAGCTGATACAAATCGTTAGTTTGGACAATACATATGTAGAAAGCCTATTTTTTTTTTAGTATTTATTAGCGAATTTTCTCTTTTTTTTCTTTCTATAGTGGAGATAGTCGCACGTAATGACAGATCACAGCCATATTATTAAAAGCTTGTGGTAAGAACGGGTTTCGTTCTAGTGCCCGAAAATAATATTCCAAAGCTTTCGTATGTTCTCCGTTCCTTGTGTGGATAAGACCTATGTTATAGAGTATATAACTTCGATCATAGGGATCGATTTCTAGTCGCATAGCTTCATAATAATTCTGTAGAGCTTCCGCATAATTTCCTTCGGATTGAGCCGACATCCGTTACGGTCGTTCCTTATTCCATTCAAAGAATCTCCGTTCCAGAACCGTACGTGAGATTTTCATCTCATACGGCTCCCCCTTTATGTGATGCGCATAATGAGATGAGAATAATACATGAAATCAAAAAACATTGAAATACTCTCATTATGAACTCATGGGACTAGCGTTTTTACAAAAAATCTCTAGCCAACCTTCCTGTAAAAGATCTTTTCTTAACATCAAGCATGGTGTTACTAGATAAAAATAAAAATGGTAACTCTAACAATTTCTTTGTCCTCAACGCCTCTAAATTTCCAGGAATTAGTCACTTCAACAGTCTTCGATGGTTATACAGGTATCCAAAATACAAACGAGATGGATGTTTGTTGTCCCAACCATTTTTCTAAGTTCCGATCCCGATAAGGAAAAGGTATAATTTATAACAAAGTTTTCGTGTTGTTGATTCCTAGGTGTAGTGCTTCTTCCCCTCTGCTACCTATTTTTACTAGTGAATATTTTGACTAGTGGAGTAGGGTTGACTTAATCCATAGGTTACACCTTTCGCTTAATACTAGAATCGACAATTAAAGCATCTGAGGTTACATTAATCGGGGATACACGACAGAAGGAATTTTTTTATTTTCAAATTGCACCTCCAAGAAGCGTAGATTTATTTCAATTATTGTTTTCTTTCTATCCCGAATACCGTGTCTTTCTACTAAGACGGAGAGCGCTAAAGAAAATTGAAAAAAAAATCAAATCGCACCATCTCTGTAATAGGTGAATGCCTCTTTTTCCCCGGAAGTTGTCGGAATTATTCGTAATAAGATATTGGCTACAATTGAAAAGGTCTTATCGATAAAATTTCCATTTATCCCACCAGATCTAGGCATCGGTAACAACCCCATTCTATAATTTCTTTTAATTACCTCTCGTGAGAAAATGATCCCACAAACAAAGGAATTGCATAGTACGAAATAACATAAAAACGGATTCATTAAAAAATCCCACTCGATATTCAAATTGTTTCTTTTTGATTTCACAGGAATCAATAAAACAGAAGAAATATTTCAATCCGGTTAAATTTCATCCAAATGTAGTAGGATCAGAATGAAGAGAACTATTCTGATTTCAGCGAAGTTGAAGAAAAAAAGAATTTTATTTATCTGACAGATTGGGGGTAATTCTAGAAGTTTTTTGATTGAATTATGATACAAAAAAGAGCAAAAAGAATCGAATAATCATTCTATGATTCATAAATTGTGACTAGATATATGTATGGGATAAACAGTTGTTGGTGAAAAATCGAAAACTGTAAAATAAAAGTCTAATTTTTAGAAAAAAGGAATCATAGTTTAAAAAACTAAATAGAATCATGAGCTAAAAGTATCCATTAAACAGAGTAAAAAAAAATTATTTGTATAGTTAGAATTGGTTGGACGTGCCTATAAAAAAAAAAATTGAATATTAATGACTCACTATTAACTCGGTTTCTGGGCCATAATCATTCTGTAGGAGAGATGGCCGAGTGGTTGAAGGCGTAGCATTGGAACTGCTATGTAGGCTTTTGTTTACCGAGGGTTCGATCCTTCTCTTCCGTACTAATTCACAATGTTACTGACCACAATGTATCAATCAAATAACAATGGATACTATTATTCCAACGGTTAGACCTTTATGGATTCTTTATTTCGAATTTTTTTGGTACGGAAAGGAAAAGACTGGAAAGAATGGACAAGAGATGAAAATCCCCCTACCGATCAATGATAGATGAATGATAGAAAAATTTCCGGATCAAAACCTTACTTTCCTTCGGTCTTTTTACTTAGACTTCGGCGAAGGGGAGGACGAAATTGTCCGAACCCTTGTTTTTTAGTTAGGTTTAAGTCTGACGAGAATAATATTCTACAACGAGCAATTCATTTATTTTTAAACTGACCCATTTACTATCTATTATTTGATTGACTAATCCTTTATATTGCAATGGCTGAAGAGTCAAATGTTTTGGCAATTCCTGAGGGGGGGATGAATCAAGATAATTTTGAATCAGTGTTCTCGATTTTTTTTCATC
This window of the Cucumis sativus chloroplast, complete genome genome carries:
- the psbC gene encoding photosystem II 44 kDa protein (CP43); this encodes METLFNGTLALAGRDQETTGFAWWAGNARLINLSGKLLGAHVAHAGLIVFWAGAMNLFEVAHFVPEKHMYEQGLILLPHLATLGWGVGPGGEVIDTFPYFVSGVLHLISSAVLGFGGIYHALLGPETLEESFPFFGYVWKDRNKMTTILGIHLILLGIGAFLLVFKALYFGGVYDTWAPGGGDVRKITNLTLSPSVIFGYLLKSPFGGEGWIVSVDDLEDIVGGHVWLGSICILGGIWHILTKPFAWARRALVWSGEAYLSYSLGALSVFGFIACCFVWFNNTAYPSEFYGPTGPEASQAQAFTFLVRDQRLGANIGSAQGPTGLGKYLMRSPTGEVIFGGETMRFWDLRAPWLEPLRGPNGLDLSRLKKDIQTLARTTFRGIYDPAPLGSLNSVGGVATEINAVNYVSPRSWLATSHFVLGFFLFVGHLWHAGRARAAAAGFEKGIDRDFEPVLFMTPLN
- the psbZ gene encoding photosystem II protein Z (YCF9), with product MTIAFQLAVFALIVTSSILLISVPVVFASPDGWSGNKNVVFSGTSLWIGLVFLVGILNSLIS
- the rps14 gene encoding ribosomal protein S14, coding for MARKSLIQREKKRQKLEQKYHLIRQSLKNEISKVPSLSEKWEIHGKLQSPPRNSAPTRLHRRCFLTGRPRANYRDFGLSGHILREMVHACLLPGATRSSW
- the psaB gene encoding photosystem I P700 chlorophyll a apoprotein A2 (PsaB), whose product is MALRFPRFSQGLAQDPTTRRIWFGIATAHDFESHDDITEERLYQNIFASHFGQLAIIFLWTSGNLFHVAWQGNFEAWVQDPLHVRPIAHAIWDPHFGQPAVEAFTRGGALGPVNIAYSGVYQWWYTIGLRTNGDLYTGALFLLFLSAISLIAGWLHLQPKWKPSVSWFKNAESRLNHHLSGLFGVSSLAWTGHLVHVAIPASRGESVRWNNFLDVLPHPQGLGPLFTGQWNLYAQNPDSNNHLFGTSEGAGTAILTLLGGFHPQTQSLWLTDMAHHHLAIAFIFLVAGHMYRTNFGIGHSIKDLLEAHIPPGGRLGRGHKGLYDTINNSLHFQLGLALASLGVITSLVAQHMYALPAYAFIAQDFTTQAALYTHHQYIAGFIMTGAFAHGAIFFIRDYNPEQNEDNVLARMLDHKEAIISHLSWASLFLGFHTLGLYVHNDVMLAFGTPEKQILIEPIFAQWIQSAHGKTSYGFDVLLSSTSGPAFNAGRSIWLPGWLNAVNENSNSLFLTIGPGDFLVHHAIALGLHTTTLILVKGALDARGSKLMPDKKDFGYSFPCDGPGRGGTCDISAWDAFYLAVFWMLNTIGWVTFYWHWKHITLWQGNVSQFNESSTYLMGWLRDYLWLNSSQLINGYNPFGMNSLSVWAWMFLFGHLVWATGFMFLISWRGYWQELIETLAWAHERTPLANLIRWRDKPVALSIVQARLVGLAHFSVGYIFTYAAFLIASTSGKFG
- the psaA gene encoding photosystem I P700 chlorophyll a apoprotein A1 (PsaA), whose amino-acid sequence is MIIRSPEPEVKILVDRDPIKTSFEDWARPGHFSRTIAKGPDTTTWIWNLHADAHDFDSHTSDLEEISRKVFSAHFGQLSIIFLWLSGMYFHGARFSNYEAWLGDPTHIGPSAQVVWPIVGQEILNGDVGGGFRGIQITSGFFQMWRASGITNELQLYCTAIGALVFAALMLFAGWFHYHKAAPKLAWFQDVESMLNHHLAGLLGLGSLSWAGHQVHVSLPINQFLNAGVDPKEIPLPHEFILNRDLLAQLYPSFAEGATPFFTLNWSKYAEFLTFRGGLDPVTGGLWLTDIAHHHLAIAILFLIAGHMYRTNWGIGHGIKDILEAHKGPFTGQGHKGLYEILTTSWHAQLSINLAMLGSLTIIVAHHMYAMPPYPYLATDYGTQLSLFTHHMWIGGFLIVGAAAHAAIFMVRDYDPTTRYNDLLDRVLRHRDAIISHLNWVCIFLGFHSFGLYIHNDTMSALGRPQDMFSDTAIQLQPRLCSMDTNTHALAPRITAPGATTGTSLTWGGGDLVAVGGKVALLPIPLGTADFLVHHIHAFTIHVTVLILLKGVLFSRSSRLIPDKANLGFRFPCDGPGRGGTCQVSAWDHVFLGLFWMYNSISVVIFHFSRKMQSDVWGSVSDQGVLTHITGGNFAQSSITINGWLRDFLWAQASQVIQSYGSSLSAYGLFFLGAHFVWAFSLMFLFSGRGYWQELIESIVWAHNKLKVAPATQPRALSIVQGRAVGVTHYLLGGIATTWAFFLARIIAVG
- the ycf3 gene encoding photosystem I assembly protein Ycf3, whose product is MPRSGGINGNFIDKTFSIVANILLRIIPTTSGEKEAFTYYRDGMSAQSEGNYAEALQNYYEAMRLEIDPYDRSYILYNIGLIHTRNGEHTKALEYYFRALERNPFLPQAFNNMAVICHYRGEQAIRQGDSEIAEAWFNQAAEYWKQAIALTPGNYIEAQNWLKITRRFK